Proteins encoded together in one Deltaproteobacteria bacterium window:
- the rrtA gene encoding rhombosortase: MVAGLPIITLSIMALCIWSFFSPETALVFIYSRDAALKGEAWRLLSSHLVHFSNSHLVCNLLAFGAIGAIMEARSHWRFLALSLLSATSIGTALIIFEPTMSYYGGLSGVICSLIFYITLCETQESGSTKTMAKVFLAVLSVKIAFETLTGNSLFISKEEHG, from the coding sequence ATGGTCGCTGGCTTGCCCATAATTACGCTATCGATAATGGCGCTTTGTATATGGTCTTTTTTCTCGCCCGAGACAGCCTTAGTGTTTATCTATAGTCGAGATGCGGCTCTAAAGGGTGAGGCCTGGCGCCTTCTCTCTTCTCATCTAGTCCATTTTTCGAACAGTCATTTAGTTTGCAACTTACTTGCTTTCGGCGCAATCGGTGCAATTATGGAAGCAAGAAGCCATTGGCGTTTTCTTGCCCTGTCCCTACTAAGCGCGACTAGTATTGGCACAGCGTTGATTATCTTTGAGCCTACTATGAGTTATTATGGCGGACTTTCGGGCGTAATATGCAGTTTAATATTCTACATTACGCTTTGCGAGACGCAGGAAAGTGGCTCCACAAAAACAATGGCTAAAGTATTTTTGGCTGTTCTGTCAGTTAAAATAGCTTTTGAAACACTAACTGGCAATTCACTGTTTATATCAAAAGAAGAGCACGG
- the rhlP gene encoding rhombotarget lipoprotein (RhlP (RHombo-target LipoProtein) is a family of predicted lipoproteins that, in general, co-occurs with a form of rhombosortase, and that has an apparent cleavage site for that enzyme, a GlyGly motif, near the C-terminus.), with translation MPRLLIMSLLLPLTACSVFGGKHLQHRRSSVVDYLYPSENRHVEHPTIPNLKLPARVGIAFVPEDKDARLTFTEKDKMELMKDVSQHFRNYEFVKSIEIIPSAYLWKNGSFANLDQIRTMYGIDIVALLSYDQTQFTDEGLASITYWTIVGAYVVPGEKNDTHTMVDALVYDIESRKMLFRAPGISHIKSKATPVNMSEQLRHDSVGGFKEASIDLARNLDIQLELFREKLKENPEDYKVVYSSGYTGLGSLDISFAIIVLLICGTCWLKRETNA, from the coding sequence ATGCCGAGACTGCTAATCATGAGCTTGCTATTGCCATTAACCGCCTGTAGCGTTTTTGGAGGGAAGCATTTGCAACATCGACGAAGCAGTGTTGTCGATTATCTCTACCCCAGCGAGAACCGTCACGTTGAGCATCCCACCATACCAAATTTAAAGCTTCCCGCACGTGTTGGCATAGCTTTCGTTCCAGAAGACAAGGACGCTCGCCTCACCTTCACCGAAAAAGACAAAATGGAGTTAATGAAGGACGTAAGTCAACATTTTAGGAACTATGAATTCGTAAAATCTATCGAAATTATACCCTCTGCATATCTATGGAAGAACGGAAGTTTCGCAAATTTGGATCAAATCAGAACAATGTACGGCATTGATATAGTTGCACTTCTGTCCTATGACCAGACACAATTTACAGATGAAGGGTTAGCCTCTATTACATATTGGACCATCGTTGGCGCTTATGTCGTTCCAGGTGAAAAGAACGACACACATACAATGGTCGATGCATTAGTCTATGATATTGAGAGCCGAAAAATGCTTTTTCGTGCGCCAGGAATAAGTCACATCAAGAGTAAGGCCACCCCTGTGAACATGTCGGAACAGCTCAGACACGATAGTGTAGGAGGCTTTAAAGAGGCTAGTATCGATCTAGCAAGAAATCTCGACATCCAGCTTGAGCTTTTTAGAGAAAAACTAAAAGAAAATCCAGAGGATTATAAAGTGGTTTACTCATCTGGCTACACTGGCCTTGGGAGCCTTGATATTTCGTTCGCAATTATCGTTCTACTCATTTGTGGCACTTGCTGGTTGAAAAGAGAAACCAACGCGTAA